The following DNA comes from Sesamum indicum cultivar Zhongzhi No. 13 unplaced genomic scaffold, S_indicum_v1.0 scaffold00298, whole genome shotgun sequence.
CGCTTTCCACCATCTGATCAACCCTTTTCGACACATATGAATGCAAGACCGGGATCACCACGTCCATCCAGAGAAAGCAACACTAGTACTTGGAGCGAAACTCAGGGTCGTCATTGACAAGTGCCTGTACGAAGGAATTGAACCCTCCAGCAATGATTGACAGCGATTCTTTTGTACAATGGCATCAACAGCCAGAAATGCATGATGCACAAAATCATGTATAGTGAAATCCACCTCCGGATCAGTGATCCCAAGCAAATGGTGTGGCAAGCCACGACCTTATTCAATGCTAACCTTATTGGTTACTATGTATAGGCCCTTGTAGACCTGAATTTTGTTCGAGTTGATGACCTCTATCCTGAAACGGGTGGCCAAGTTTATCGCCAGGCGTGATTTGCCTATACCAGTGGCACCCAATACCACCACTACCTTATCCTTCCCTTGGTGCTTGTTCATCATGCCCTGAACTGAAAAGTTCGTTATGTTGGATTGTGCTGGCTTCCAAGAGGAGATCGGCATTctaattggtaattacttttactttttttaacacCTCTCAACTTaatcacacaaataaaaaaaagtaaaaggcCATGTGTTAGAATTCTctcaaataaaacaaacaaaacatgTACCAAATACAAtctattattttagaatatctATCTATCATAGAGAGACAAGACCTTTTCAATTCTTGGATTAATTTCTATTCTTCAAAAGGatttgtttgaagaaaaactttAAACATTTGTTGGCTCTAGAGAGAATCACGAACAAGTTTCATTGACGTGAAAGAAATTATCTAGATATTTGTTTGAAACGTGAAGAAATATAGGGATGTGTAGGGggtatttatacatacatacgtacacacaatatttttatatagaatatttaatataaactaactaaataattattttatacatattaactCTTTTATAGATGTGTATTTTTAGATacagtaaatttataaaaaaatataaaatatataaagaatacaTTTTTTCACATACTTGTTAGATATATGaatagatattttatattataaattctgtattatatgtaaaagttcttgcaaattattaacaattgACATAGGTAGTTTAAAATGGCAATAGTTGGTAATTAGTAAGTGGGTGGACTAGggtttaaatcaattttgtaacaaatatttgaaagtttatTCATTTGTGGCCATATCACCTTGCCATCTCGCAAAAAATGGCAAATATTACAGTCAAGTCATTTCTTGTGATACATAGGAttaaaaaacttcaaaatatatCCAACGTGGATATCATGTCATGTTTTTgggacaaaaattgaaattttggacAAATATATTGGGAAGTATCTTAAGTTAGACCCGAACGCATGTGTCATTGCACGCAATCGTCATGGAActttaatagaaataaatgtaCCGGTATTCATTAACAACTTAAAAATACATGTATTTTCCAAATAGGAACTAATGATATCTCTAACATACAATGTGAAACGGAGATTACagacataattattattaattcaaatgaaattacGCGGGTTTTTGGTATGATGATTGGGAAGAATCTCATTGTGTAGTCCTTGGTGAGCTTTGGGATTTGACTCTCGTGACATCACATTTGTTTGTTTCACATGGGATTCACGAACATATACGTCATAAATGAAGAGTAGTAATCATTCCAAATTGAGAGTTTTGAATCCCCGAAGCTCACCAAGAATCTTCAGATCCACTAGTTGTTTGTAGTAGCTACTGAAATGGCAATGGATGGAGTACCGACAGTCGGTTTCGgatctatattttctttgcaAATGAAACGAGCCACAATGTTCGTAATAGGCTCCAGCACAAATTTCTCCCATGCTTCATTAGCATCTCCACCACGTCGAAGGAATACCTCTGTGGCGTTCAACCAATGGATTTGCCACCCGAATTCCCCCCTCATCCTCGAAATACTTTCAACATGACGGCAAGCTAATTTCCAAgtgttcatattaattttatcaatagtTGTCGTAAGAATCTTAGCCTAGTTTCACCATCGATAAGACCCTCACTCCGGAAGAACTCATCCATCTCGGGGACCCCAGTGGCACGCCTAATCCCATAATCATAGTCA
Coding sequences within:
- the LOC105180045 gene encoding adenylate isopentenyltransferase 5, chloroplastic-like, producing the protein MDVAIPVLHLYVSKRVDQMVDSRLVEEGKVFFAPKIRDYDYGIRRATGVPEMDEFFRSEGLIDACRHVESISRMRGEFGWQIHWLNATEVFLRRGGDANEAWEKFVLEPITNIVARFICKENIDPKPTVGTPSIAISVATTNN